The Acyrthosiphon pisum isolate AL4f unplaced genomic scaffold, pea_aphid_22Mar2018_4r6ur Scaffold_21856;HRSCAF=25093, whole genome shotgun sequence genome includes a window with the following:
- the LOC115034980 gene encoding uncharacterized protein LOC115034980, with protein sequence MENELILPWNIYNINFKVIKIINSCELYTTYEVSCKHCICSKTRTADSRAPSNLRKHLKDKHSNVKSVRELLAPSTTVSIDVKRKVNTEINDNSDVKKNQKFKYCSDVNT encoded by the exons ATGGAAAATGAACTAATTCTTCCgtggaatatttataatattaattttaaagttattaaaataataaatagttgcgAGTTGTACACTACGTACGAAGTATCTTGCAAACATTGTATTTGTTCAAAGACGCGTACTGCTGATTCACGTGCCCCATCAAATCTTCGCAAGCATTtgaaa GATAAACATAGTAATGTCAAGTCTGTTAGAGAATTACTAGCTCCTTCTACTACTGTTTCAATAGATGTTAAAAGAAAAGTCAACActgaaattaatgataattctgatgtaaaaaaaaatcaaaaatttaaatactgttCAGATGTCAATACTTAA
- the LOC100571541 gene encoding uncharacterized protein LOC100571541, with the protein MVIVLSINDNSFPKMYKNTPTQYFWECSAPLVITSKPPLTYEVSCKHCICSKTRTADSRAPSNLRKHLKDKHSNVKSVRELLAPSTTVSIDVKRKVNTEINDNSDVKKIKNLNTVQMSILNCSNRKSLTSQEDLDQMILDVIINAHLPFNLVSHESFKTIISKGYPGRTVLCRQTLMKRIDNSYKIAFDKLKNKLNLVEFVSTTADAWSTFKRSYLGITVHWIDTETFERQSYLLSIKPLKGKHTYDVLARAMESVYTVFDINDKIC; encoded by the exons ATGGtaatagtattaagtattaacgataacagtttcccaaaaatgtacaaaaatacaccCACCCAATATTTTTGGGAGTGCAGTGCACCTCTTGTAATTACGTCCAAGCCGCCTCTGACGTACGAAGTATCTTGCAAACATTGTATTTGTTCAAAGACGCGTACTGCTGATTCACGTGCCCCATCAAATCTTCGCAAGCATTtgaaa GATAAACATAGTAATGTCAAGTCTGTTAGAGAATTACTAGCTCCTTCTACTACTGTTTCAATAGATGTTAAAAGAAAAGTCAACActgaaattaatgataattctgatgtaaaaaaaatcaaaaatttaaatactgttCAGATGTCAATACTTAATTGTTCAAATCGTAAAAGTTTGACTTCTCAAG aAGACCTTGATCAAATGATCTTAGACGTCATAATAAATGCACATTTACCATTCAATTTGGTTTCTCATgaaagttttaaaacaattatttccaaAGGCTATCCTGGAAGAACTGTATTATGTCGCCAGACTTTAATGAAACGTATAGATAATAGCTATAAAATTGCCTTTGATAAATTAAAGAACAAGTTGAATTTGGTTGAATTTGTATCAACGACAGCCGATGCTTGGTCTACATTTAAAAG aTCATACTTAGGAATTACTGTTCACTGGATCGATACAGAAACATTTGAACGCCAATCTTATTTGCTATCTATAAAACCTTTGAAAGGTAAACATACTTATGATGTACTGGCTAGAGCAATGGAGTCAGTATATACTGTTTTtgacataaatgataaaatctGTTAG